In the Microplitis mediator isolate UGA2020A chromosome 5, iyMicMedi2.1, whole genome shotgun sequence genome, ttattattattattattattattattattattattattattattattattattattattattattattattattattattattattattattattattattattattattattattattcccgTGTGGGGTTGTCCGACCCCCATCGGGCGCGTCCCCAGGTGGCGGATAGGGGAGAGCTCGGCAGACTTGTCGGGTAGGTGGGAAATAAAATACCACCCGCGGACCAAAACGGAAATATACGCAGAACATTTACTGCAACTGATCGTTACTCATTGCAGCACACTGGGAGTGCCTGGAACTTGCGTCGTTTTTCCGCGGCGTAAGGAAAGGGTTGATGTGAGCTTAGCTCTGCCGAGGTGGCCACTGCAGTGAGTATCAGGAGCCAGCCCCTTCGGGCCCTGATCAGGAAGTGTGCAGTGAGTGCAGCGGTCGGTAGCTGCACCGCTCCGGGCGAGTGCCAGTCCGTCCGGGTTTTCCGGGACTGGTTAAGCGTTGCGGTCAGGCCTCAGGGAACTGGGGTAGGAGACCCGGGTAGGAGACCCGGTAGTCTCCGAGGGTACACCCGTTCCTGACTAGACGGCCCGCCCCTCTGCACACGATGCGCTGGTTTATATCAAAACATGGCTATTTCTATTGGAAAATCTTGGACGTTGTCGGTCGATCCTTCATCCCTGGTGAAGAGTATCGACACTTGTAAGGAGGAATTCGGTGGCAGACTCGCAGAAATGCGTAGTTTGTTTAAATCGATGACAGAGGCTCTGAAGAAGCAGCCCAATGTCAGTAAGACTATCAAGGATGGTCTTCCGAAATTGGGCGAGCTTCTAGAGCTCTTGGAGGAATCGAGCCGACCGATGAAGGAGGTTGGTGATGTTCTTCGGAAATCAACGATCGCTAAACGTCGGGTTAGTTCGTTGCCCGACGTTTCGAATGTGGCTGCCGTGGAAGCTTCTAGCACACCTGCTCCTGGTGGACAGAAGCGACCCGCGTCGAGTCCACCAGCTCCCAGCTACAATGAAGTtttgaagaagaagaaagacGATCCATCTACTTCCACACAGTGGGAGGTGGTGGAAtcgaagaagaagaagacaaaaaaaaaaaagaagaagaaaactCTCGAAGAGAAGGCAGCACTGCTAACGAAAGACAGTGAGCCGAAGCAGAATGCACGAGGAGCATCAAAAGAGACTCTCCAGCCTGCTAAATCTCTGGGAAAGGCCCCTCCGAAGTCTAGAACCAGAGGTAAGGGGAAGAGTgcctcaaaaaaattagagGCTATTGTGGTCAAGCCTGCCAAGGGCAAGACCTATGCTGAGACCTTGCAGACTGTCCGCAAAGAAGTCAATCCTGAAGCCCTTGGCGTAGAGGTAAAAAACGTCCGGTGCTCGAAGGCAGGAGATCTCTTGCTGGAGCTTCGGAAGACGTCAGCTGGTTCACGAGCTGCGTTTTCCGAAGCTTTGGCAAAGGCCGCCGGAGATGGTAGCAGCGTCCGTGAGCTGATCCCCAAAGTTTCTTTGGAGATCCATCTGGACAGCTGCTCCACAAAGGATGAGGTGGTGGTGGCTCTTCGAGCTGTCCTTAAAAAGGACAGTTTTGAGGTACGGCTGACCCGCCCAAACACTCGACAGCAGAAGTCTGCAGTGGTTATTGTCGCAGAATCCGACGCCAAACAACTGCTGCAGACCAGCCGTATTAAAGTTGGGTGGGTTAATTGCCGAGTAAGGCGGCGGGCCGAAGTGGTGCGGTGTTTCAGATGCCTGGCATTTGGACACAAATCAACGTCCTGTCCTGGACCTGACCGGAGTAAAGCTTGCTACCAGTGCGGTTCAGTGGAGCACAAGGCGACGGCTTGCACTGCGCAGCCTAAGTGCTTCCTCTGTGCCACGGCCCAGGACAATCCCGAGGCCTGCCAGCACAAAGCGGGATCTGGTTTGTGCGGAGCATTCCGCAAGGCGCTCGCACAAGCTAAAAAATAATGGCGGTTGTACTCCAGGGCAACATGAACCGGAGTCGAGTTGCCCACGACCTCCTGGCGCAGATCTCGCTCGAGAAAGCCGCTGATATAGTCCTTATCAGTGAGCAATATCGTGCGAGAGATGGTCCAGGATGGTACGAGGACACTCTTGGTACGGCGGCAATATGGGTCCCAAATCAGCAACGATTTTATGTTGCTGACCATGGATCGGGCAGCGGGTTCGTTTGGGTGAAGAGCAGCGACGTGACTTATGTCAGTTGTTACTTCACACCAAACGAACGTATTGCGGATTTCCAGGCTAAACTTGATGGCCTGGAGGACGCTGTCCGTGAGATGGAGGGCGAACTGGTAGTGGCCGGAGATTTTAACGCTAAAGCGTTAGAATGGGGGGAGCCTTGGCCGGATTCTCGGGGTGGGCGGCTCTTGGACATGGTGTCAAGAGTAGGGCTGGTGGTGTTAAACACCGGCTCGTCGACCACTTTCCGGAGGCCAGGCTACAGAGAGACAATTATAGATGTCTCTCTGTCCACGGAACGCTTGGCATCGCGTGTCGAGGACTGGATGGTGATCGAAGACTATACAGCCAGCGATCACCAATACATTACGTTTCGAGTACGTGATGTAATTCCAGTCCGGAGCAAAACACCAAAAGCTCCTGCCAAGTGGAACGTCAACAAGATGGACCCCCAAAAGCTATCTCCGGCCTTAATACGCGGCCAGTTAGCCCTAGAAGGGATACCCGAAGATTTGCCGGTCCTTGCAAAAGCCGAGAAAATGGTGGAGGTTGTTATGTCACACCTCCATCAGGCTTGCAAGGACGCAGTACCAAGGGTTTGCCAGCGTGGGCAACGACGCCCGGTGTACTGGTGGACGGACGAAATCGCGCTGATGAGACGAGAGTGTCTTCGGACCAGAAGACTCTCACAACGAGCTCGTCACCGCGATTCCGACGCAGCCCGGAGCACTGCCGAGTATAAAGCGGCAAGGAAAGTGCTTCGTCGGGCCATCCAACGAAGTAAGCACCGCTGCTGGAAGGAGCTTGGGGAGGATCTTAACAACGATCCCTGGGGGCTAGGGTATAAGATAGTCCTTCGCAAATTGGGCGCATTCGGTAAGAATGCCCCAATGGCTGCGGGGACAATTGGCAGGATTGCCGATACCCTTTTCCCCAGTCACCCTAAGCTGCCGCGCCGTTCTCGACTACCAGAGGACTTAGCGTTGCTCCCTTTGTTTACAAAAGGGGAGTTAGTACGCGTACGCGCGGCGCGGTCCTTCAAAAACAAAAAGGCACCAGGCCCTGACGGTCTGCCAGCAGAGGTGCTGAAAGCAGCAGTTGAAGGGCATCCAGACCTTTTCCTTGAGATGTACAACGCTTGCCTGCAGGCGGGGATCTTTCCTACCCGCTGGAAGCAGGCCAGACTTGTACTTATCGACAAGGGAAAAGGGGGACCAGTAGACAGTCCATCATCATACAGACCCCTGTGTATGCTGGATACAGCTGGCAAACTTCTGGAGAAGCTTCTTCGGCCTCGCCTCCACGCAGCAATCCAAGCTGCTGGAGACCTTTCTGAGAGACAGTATGGCTTTCGGAAAGGGAGGTCGACGATACACGCTATCCAGGAGGTAGTCGAGGCTGCCAGGGGCACGGAGCGCGGAAATCATTTTTCCCGCTCCGTCTGTCTACTGGTAACACTGGATGTGAAGAACGCCTTCAACTCGGTGCGGTGGTGTGACGCGATAATGGCGTTGGAGCGGGACTTTAACATCCCGGGATACCTCCTAAAGATCATGGAGGATTACCTGGATGCCCGCTCCTTGAATTACACCACCACGGATGGCCCGACCAGCCGTGATATAACGGCTGGGGCAGCCCAAGGCTCCATCCTGGGTCCTGACATTTGGAATATTTCCTATGACGGGATCCTCAGGATGGAAATGCCTGAGGGCACCTTCCTGGTTGGGTATGCGGATGACATCGCTGCCGTTATTATCGGCAGAAATGTCGAGGTGGCACAGATGCTACTCAACCAGGTAATGCGTCGGGTGCGCTCCTGGATGGATGGCCACGGCTTGGAGTTAGCGCTGGCTAAAACCGAGATCGTGCTTTTGACGAAGAAGCATATCCCGTTGATAACGGATATGCAGGTAGGACTGGCAACGGTCCAGACTAAGGCATCGGTGAAGTACCTGGGGGTGAGCCTAGACTCGAGGCTCACTTTCTGGGACGAGATCCGGTGTAGAGCAGACAAGGCAGCTGGCGTAGTGACATCGCTGAGCAGGGTAATGGCCAATGTTGGCGGCCCCCAACCCTCTAAGCGACGATTGTTGCTGCGCACTGCCGAGTCAATAATGCTCTACGGTGCCGAAGTCTGGGCTGATGCGCTGCGGTACGAAAAGTACCGAAAACGTATGGCCGCAGTGCAGCGAAGAGGGGCCCTTCGCATTGCCAGCTCCTACCGCACGGTCTCGGAGCCAGCGGCTTTAGTAATAGCCGGGGTCATCCCAATTGACCTTTTAGCCCAGGAGCGCAAGTTCGTCTACCAAAGCCTGGAGGAGGACAAGGAGAAACGCCGAGAGCTTGCCAGGACTCGAAGTTTAGATTCCTGGCAAGACTCTTGGACGAGGGACCCGCGGGGAAGATGGACAGCCAGATTAATACCTCGGCTGGACATCTGGGTAAACCGTCAGCATGGAGAGGTAAACTATTATCTCACCCAACTGCTGACGGGGCACGGGTATTTCCGGGCTTACCTTTATAAAATGGGTAAAGCTTTGAACCCGTGCTGCCCATCCTGTGGGTCACAAAATGACAGTGCCCTCCACACCTTCTTCGAATGCGAAGTTTGGTCGAGGTGGAGGGCACCAATTGAAAGCCAGCTTGGAAGCATAACTCCGGAGACAATAATACAAGTTATGCTTTCAAGCAGAGAGGCATGGGCGGAGATCGTCTCCTGTATAGAGACGGTTCTCCGCCGAAAAAAGGAGGCAATAGATGCCGTGGGGCCGTAAAGGCCCCTAAGTTAAAATAGGAGTCAACCGGAAGTAATGCGAAAAGCAGTCCCCGGTTGACATCCTAGGAGGATGAGAGAGGGGTTTTAGTCGGTAGTCTCTAGGGAGAATTTGTCTCCCTAAGGGATAGCCCGACACACAGGGAGCAATTTGTTCGGCTCCCTAAGTGCAACAATGCATTTCCCCtctctcttaaaaaaaaaaaaaaaaaaaaaaattattattattattattattatcttgagTGGTTGTATCATTGTTGTGGTCCTCAATGTTTTCAAGATTAAGTTGATTTAATGTACAGTGTTATATAAAAAAGTGATGTAATGATAGAGTTAATTTCGCTTGAGGttctgaaataataaattccgcTTTTCTTCATCAAATCGTGGAAACATTGAAGTTTTTCGTATCCTTGAATTTTTGAGGTTGGAAATCCGAATTATTATCACAGTTTTCAAGTTCCATATTGTTAAGTACGTGTCTTGTCTTATAATTCAGTTATCTATGACTGTGAAATCAATATGACCAATATAACGGATAAAAGTCACAGTTGTTCACGCTGCAAGAAAATTATCGGCCGCGTTGTTATGAATTGTAAAATATGTCTTAAGGATTTTCATCCAGGTTGTGCCGACTCCAACTGTCACAAAATTCACGATATAAATAATCAGTTAGTGAGATGTAATGGGCCTTATACCACTTATGAGGTTCAATTAAATGAAGATAAAGAAAGTAgggatataaataatagtaatactGATCAAGTGGAAAAAACCAGTGTTAATAACTCTGTAATTGCTGATATtcataatgacaataataccACTgacattttaatgtcaaaagTGGATTctatattcaataaaattgatattattcaTGCCAATAATATAAGTTGCTTAAaagagataataaaaaatgaaataaaagatcACGTAAAACACCTTACTATTTCTCTTCAACAGACTGTGcagcaagaaataaaaaaattatcaatagaattaaaaaatgagttaaataaaaacagtaaaaatttgtatgcGATGAACAGTAAAAACAGTTATAGTgaaattactcaaaaaaatcCTGTTGTGTCTAATGTTGATCGTCTAGTTGtcaaaccaaataaaattcaagataCGGAGGTCACAGTtaaggatttaaaaaataatatcgacATTGTAAAATTAGGAGTTGACGTAAAAAAAGTAACCAATCAATCTAATGGTAAAGTTATAATTGACACAGCAAAAGAAGCTGATAAAATAAAGCTTAtgaatgaaattcaaaataaaattggtaGTGATTACGtggtgaaaaatataaataaaaaactgccaaaaataaaaatagttaaattagAAAATAGCATACTAGGTTTgagtgaagaaaaaattatacgtgAATTGTCAACACAAAATAAATGGATAAATTCAAATGGCAATAATCCGgttaaagttattaaaaaatatgaaactgCGAATGGTTATGGATCAATTATTATTGAGGTTAGTACGAGCATTCATCAAGCAATAATGAATAGTGGTAAAGTCAAATTCGGCTGGAATTTGTATAACGCATACaatcatattaatattttaagatGCTTTAGATGCTGGGGGTTTGGGCATCTTgcaaataattgtaaaaaagaagaaatatGCAGGTTGTGTTCAACTAATCATCATGAAACTGAGTGTCAGAGTGAATCTAATAAGTGCATTAACTGTGTTGAATTGGtcaacaaatataaactaacaGATATTGACATAAATCATTGTGCTACTGATAGAAATTGTATCTCATACattaaactgttaaaaaaCGGCAAGAAAATATTCTATTGTCAGAAAAATAGCCATCAAaagtgaatattaataatctaTCAAGTAAATCTAACTTAAAAATCATAGCAGTCAATATTTGTGGCCTGGTTAATAGAAAAGATGAGATTGATAtagtaataaatgaaataaaacctGACATTATATGTCTATGTGAAACCCATACAACTGATGATGTTTCGGATTATgagattgaatttaaaaattacaatatgaTACGAACGAACACGAATAACAGAAGAACTGGTGGAACTATAacatatgtaattaaaaatatcaagtacaaagtgatattaaatagtaatgaCATTATTGACGGATCTTGGATAAATTGTATTCAGTTTTGTAATggcaatgaaaaattagtactatgtaatttatatagGTCACCTAGTAgtagtataaatattttttgtgataaaattttggaaatagcAGAACAAATTATGGATActggaaaattaataatgttaggtgattttaatattgatattcgaagaaacgatttttatgCTAGAAAATTAACTGACGAAATGTCTTATTTAGGCTTGAAACAAAATATTGAGACTCCCACGAGACTGACGTTTGATTCACAAACAATTATAGATTTAGtttttacaaatttcaaaattaaatctgTGGTAATGACAACACCCAAAGTATCTGATCATAATATCATTTATATTCAGATAGATGGGATGAATGACGTTGACAGTAATACTATTGTTTACTCTAGAGATTTTAAGCATTTTAATGATGAAGTTTTTCAAACagaagttttaaataaattcgatAATTGGCAAACGGAACTAtgtgttaataataataataatgattgtataaattttaatttaactgtAGAAAGAATTAGTAGTAGTGTATTAGATGTACTTGACAAAATGGCACCATTTAAAGAAAagatcataaattataaatggaTTAATAAACCATGGATTGACAACAAAGCTATTGAAATGATCAAAAATAAAGATGAGTCTTATAGAGTAGCTATGAAGTCGAAAGATATAGcggcaattaataattataaactattgcGTAATAAAGTAGTTAACGAACTgcgaacgaaaaaaaaacagtattaTGAAAACAACATcagtattaataaaaacaatccaCATCGTATGTGGAAAACATTAAAAGAATTAATaggtgacaaaaaaaataaaaccgctAATCTGTGTGagtttaaaattgataatattattgtatCTGACAAGAAAATTATCACAAATAAgctaaatgattattttattactagtattgaaaatattgttaaagaaataaattatgataatagtTGTAATAAGACTTCTGAAAGAATTAATGAGGAGCAAAGTATAATTAAATGGGAGACATTTGATGAAGTTGAATTTAATGtagttgataaaattattaataacttggACACTAAAAAGGGATCGAAAAATGACGTAAACgctaatattttaaaacttgtATGGAATGTTAAGAGTGACGTGATAATATACATGATAAATAATTCTCTCAAATTAGGATTAGTACCGTCTATTTGGAAAATATCGACAGTTACACCCATCCAAAAGGTTATAGGTAGTATAAGAGTAGAGGACCAAAGGCCGATAAACACACTACCCATATACGAGCAGATCCTGGAACAAATAGTTAAAACGCAATTGGGTCAATTCATTGATGCCAATAATGTTATAAATCCTGAGCAATCAGgctttagaaaaaatcactcGTGTGAAACCGCTCTCCAACATTCCATCATAAGTTGGAGAAAAGATTTGGATCAGGGTCTATTCATTGGTGTTGTTTTTATCGACTTTGCTCGGGCCTTCGAAACGATTAACCGAAATAAACTACTAAaagtattatataaattaggAATTAGAGGTGTAGTATTAAAATGGTTTGAGTCGTATCTTTCGgatagaaaacaaaaagtgaagttccaaaatattttttcaaatgaaaaagaagTTAAATTTGGTGTCCCGCAAGGATCTAAGTTGGGTCCAatactatttataatatatataaatgaaatcataacaatatttaatagaTTAGATATAGACTGTAAGCTATTTGCAGATGACATGAGGTTGTCTGTCAGCGGGAATAATACAtctgaaattgaaaaaaagttaaaccgtggattaaaaatactatatgAATGGTTAAatgataatcaattaaaaataaatgtaagaaAAACTGTATATATGATACTGCACGACCaacgaataaaaaatgtaaggGATAGTtgtaaattagtaattaatggTAATGAACTAAGTTATGTGCGTGAGACGAAATATTTAGGAGTCATAATTGATGACAATTTAACGTTTAATAGTAATGCAGTCTACACTAGTCATAAAatagcgaaaaaaattaatgtgatAAACAGACTAAGATTTTCAGTTAGTAACTATGTAAAATgtcttatatataaaactGTGATACTTCCGCATCTAGATTATTGTAATACGAttatgttaaattataatgataataaattaaatgtactGCAAAAGTTGCAGAATCGGGCGATGCGTGCAATATTAGGCGTTAATAAATACACAAGTGTGGTTAAAATGTTAGATGCAGTAGGCTGGTTATCGATCagacaaaaaataatgtataatacttgtttgtttatatataaaatgaagAATAAACTTCTACCTGATTATTTGAATGATGTTAtagaattaaatgataataagtaTAATACAAGAAATTGTTCGAATATCAAAATTGCTCATACAAGAACGCATACAGCAGAGAAGTCAATTGTTTACAAAGGATTTAAATGGTTTAATAGTTTGAGTAATGaactaaaaaatgaaaatcgaattaaaatctttaaaatagagttaaaaaaatatattaaattaaatattgctATATTGTAAGATTgtgatataaattaaaaaggaaaataaatttttcaaattgtaAGAATAATGTACAATAGCAATtgctaaattaataaacattacattacattacattacattacattacattacattattattattattattattattattattattattattattattattattattattattattattattattattattattattattataattataattataattattattattattataattattattattataattattattattattattattattattattattattattattattattattattattattattattattattatattattattattattataattataattataattattattattattattataattattattattattattattattataattataattattattattattattattattattattattattattattattattattattattattattattattattattattattattattattattattattattattattattattattattattattattattattattattattattattattattattattattattattattattattattattattattattattattattattattattattattattattattattattattattattattattattattattattattattattattattattattattattattattattatattattattattattattattattattattattattattattattattattattattattattattattattattattattattattattattattattattattattattattattattattattattattattattattattattattattattattattattattattattatattattattattattattattattattattattattattattattattattattattattattattattattattattattattattattattattattattattattattattattattattattattattattatattattattattattattattattattattattattattattattattattattattattattattattattattattattattattattattattattattattattattat is a window encoding:
- the LOC130667339 gene encoding uncharacterized protein LOC130667339, which gives rise to MTNITDKSHSCSRCKKIIGRVVMNCKICLKDFHPGCADSNCHKIHDINNQLVRCNGPYTTYEVQLNEDKESRDINNSNTDQVEKTSVNNSVIADIHNDNNTTDILMSKVDSIFNKIDIIHANNISCLKEIIKNEIKDHVKHLTISLQQTVQQEIKKLSIELKNELNKNSKNLYAMNSKNSYSEITQKNPVVSNVDRLVVKPNKIQDTEVTVKDLKNNIDIVKLGVDVKKVTNQSNGKVIIDTAKEADKIKLMNEIQNKIGSDYVVKNINKKLPKIKIVKLENSILGLSEEKIIRELSTQNKWINSNGNNPVKVIKKYETANGYGSIIIEVSTSIHQAIMNSGKVKFGWNLYNAYNHINILRCFRCWGFGHLANNCKKEEICRLCSTNHHETECQSESNKCINCVELVNKYKLTDIDINHCATDRNCISYIKLLKNGKKIFYCQKNSHQK